The sequence AAAAGGAATGTTCGGGAATAAAATAGCATgaatgaaaaggaatggttGTTCCTTATCAATTTTATCAATGAacaattttgttctttaattctctacaaaaaaaagaatgaaagggaatgagaggaaattattattccttgtgaatggtgattttttttaggAACGTTAAGGAATACATTATTCCTCGCCGTTccctggtcaccattcatatCCTAAATATATGGTGAGGCTAATTGAAGGGTGGGCATTGGAAGATCATCTCTGATATTCCCGTATCTACTCTAATATTCTCGTATCTACTTTCGTACTAGATGACTTCCCGCGATGTCACGggataatataatttaaagcaCTCTTTAGCCACCTCGGCCAAAATTGACTTACGAGCCCAGCAAAAAgctatgcaaaaaaaaaacgagatgaATGCAGCCCAAAAATAGCAACACCCCTACGGATAATTCAGTAATCATCTCATAGATTCAAATCCTGAAATAAAAGATGGAAGAATAATCCAAACTGTTTGAGCAGAGCATCCATGAGCTATCATATCTCGAAGGCGAGAACCTAGTTCTCCGAGAGGAAAACTCAGCCCTCAACACTTAACAATGTAAGAAAGAAATGATGCAAGTTTCGAATCCACATTTGGCTTATGCAGCCCTTGGATACTCTAGTTGAGGGACACAACACGATTCGACTGAAGGGGCAATACTGCTGACATTAACCGAGGAAACCCgactgaagatgatgatgattccaACATGGACAAATACACGGATATGCAGGAAGCAGACACTCTGCAAAGAAATCAAgaaacgacttacatggaagaaGCCTTCTCCAAGACATTCAAAGCAGTCTAATGACTGATAGAAAGGCTTCCATGTGTCATTCCCCCGATCAGGAGAAGTGCTCCTTATTCCTATGCGGATACTCCTTCCGTGGATGATATCATCCTGATCGAGATGCCGATGAAGTTCTCCTTCCCAAATATCAGAATGTACGACGGAACTAGTGATCCAGATAATCAAATGGCCCATCATAAGCAACATATGCTTattgtaactatatataaataactcAAGGAAGCCACCATGTGAAAGGTTTTTTGACTCGAAACTGACCGGACTCGACCTACAGTGGTACACAGTGGCGGAGCCAGCCAAAATGTTTATAAGGGTCAGTTTTAGAgtgaacatatattttaaatgggTCAATAAgcctattttattatattttctcagTTTTTTCAGTAAAaacacaagcaaaaaaaaaattccttgaTTTCACATGGGTCATATGACCCACCTCACCCTTAACTACCTCCGCCACTGGTGGTACATCAACTTGCCTGATGGATCGATACACTCCTTCGCAACCCTAACCGATCAGTTTTGAGCAGAAAAATCATAGAAAAAACGGATGACGATCTATACAAGATCCTACAACATCAAGATGAACCTTTGCGTAACTACTCAACACACTTCAGCAAGGAAAAAGTATACATCCCCGGATGAAACACCTTGACAACCATCTGCACCACAAAAGAGGCATGCTTCATGATGTGGACCTATACAAAGAGCTGACAAAGAACTAGTGCATAACCATGGAGGATGTATTATGCCGAGCATGGACACAAGTAAAATGGGAAGAAGATTCTAACATATATTAGAATGCTTCATCTTTCTCTTATATTTAGGAAGATTCAACTATATTGTGagatatatgaatatttatatatttatctgaatttttttcattttgtaccTAAAGACGAGAGGAATCATCTGCCCTGAAAGCCGGAAACTAGAAGTAAGCGATCGATATCCTTCTCTAACCCGAACGATCAAATTTTTACCTAAAGATTTTTTCATGGATTAGTAATTCCCAataagttcaatttttttttgaaaattacatataattttgaTTTGTAATGTTTAAACGGATGCTTCAgatattttatcttatattgTTCGTTTATCGTATTCCTTAGGTTTCtgtttgaataaaataaatgatctcAAATGAAAATAATTGGATTTGGAACTAGACTGGAAATTCGGAATGGGAAAGGCAAGGAACTAAAGTCCTTGAAATGCCTAGAGCTAATTaagtttatttataactaaaataaatttgatgtaTAGCAAATATTGACGTCAAAACACTAAATTAATACAACATTTCAATACAaaactgaattaaaaaaaaaacatttactgTACTTTTTGTCTTTGACATgtacaaaaaatattagatGAGAACACTAAACTAATAcaacatttacaaaaattatttaagaataaACGATACTTTTTGTAGTTGTACTTGCAAGGTCTTTGTAGTTGACATATAAAGTCTAATAGGAAAGAATCAATTATCTACAATCACTTTTAAGATTCATTATACAGTTTTTGGATTGGGGATGGCTCTCAATCATGAAGGGTTTTGGGTCATCATCATAAACTTGAGATACTGATCATATAACTCCCACAACAAGAGCCCTAAAATTGTATCTCTTGCGAGGCTCTTCAAAGCCATTTGAATCCAGCCGGTAGATGTAGTAGTACCACCACCATCAGAAGAATCTCCTCTTCCCACCAAATCCCTAAACCGGAGATCACCAGAGTCCGATACCAACGCGTAGATCACACCATTCATGTGTCCTTTTCCGATCACACCCACCACCGTTTTACACCCATTCACCGCCTTACTCCTCTTCAACGACCAAGCAATATACTGCCATATACCAAAATTGTCAAAAACATTTAAGCAGTCTCAATACTTAGCATCAGCATTCCGTTTCTCAGTTTGGTCCGGCTAGAAAATTTGGGTTCCCTCCGGTTTGgtgtttaaacttttttttgtttttttttggtgtttaaACTTACAGTGTCTCTTTCGTGTATTAGTGGCTGTAGGAGAGATGGGTATGAGAAACTTAGCCGTTCATAAAGCTGCAAACTTCCATTGCTTTCATCGGTCTCTTGTTCCTGTTGCAATGAATATACAACCGCTTATTACAACTTAATATTGTCGACATTTTATGGAAAGAGAACAGAACCTTAATCTCTGCTGCGGATACACTGGATGACGACGTGATTGCCCGAGTAACACCCATCACCAGATTAATCTTCTCTCCCCATTTCAAAGAGTCCCAGGCCCTTTGAAGCTACAACGTTACAGAGTTATGTCCCCAAGTGTAACTAAAAGAAAACGATCCTTTTACTATAAAGATCCGCATAGAATTACTGTTATTTCGATAGGTCGATCTCCAAGAACCAGCTGCGCACCAACTTCCTCAGACGCTTTCCGAGCAGCTCGAAACTGCAAGCAAAGTTTGATCAAAGAACAGTCTCAAAAAGTTCCCTTGGTGGGTTCTCAAAGACAAAGACAAATACCTCATCACCGAAAGGCCGGTCAGCGACGGAAGATAACTTGGAAGAGAAAACCGCCAAGAGAAGTCGCAAAGCCAAAGCAGTTTGGCCTCCTATGATCAAATCATCCCAACACCAAAGAACCAATCATTTCATCAACGTTGAAGTTGAAGAAGCTTTTATTAGTTTACCTAAGTCTAAACTCCGACCAACAGCACCAAGAAAGCCTGTTCCGGACAATGACAAGGCTCCAGACTTTAAGTTCTGGTCTTCCTCTCCGACACCAGAAGTGTACATAATCCCAGCTCTGCAACGTGTTACTGTCAGATACGACAAAAATCTCAAACCTggaacataataaaaaaaagactttCCTGCTACGGCAGAGCTCGACAGCGACATTATCTGGCTTCACCGTGCGTACCACGCGTTCGACATGGGTCGCAGACTCCTGGGAGATATGGGAAGTGCCGACGAGCCAAATCGACTCAGGCTCCACGAACTCCTTGCGCCAGGGTGGAGTTGGGCCGAAGCTCTGCTTCTGGACAAGAACCAACGTCCCGTTATCTGCGAGGTCGAGCAGCTCCGGGAAAGTGCTGGCGATCGCGGCGCGTGAGTCCGACGCGAGGCTGTTGCGGAAGTCGAAGTCTGGGGGAGGAGCCTGGACGGAGGCTTTGATGGGTTTGAAGAAAGGCTTTGAAGCGAGGGGCTCTGAAGTGAAGAAGGGGAAGGTCAGTGGATTCGAAAGGAGTTTCATCGGATGATCAAGATTGagatttcttgatttttttttatcgtgTTTGTGTGAAGAATTATTGAATCTTTTGATGATTGGTTTTGATTTCATGTGGGTGGTTTTTGTGGTATACAGAGGATGCACGTTAATGGCCACTCATCTATGAATC is a genomic window of Brassica napus cultivar Da-Ae chromosome A2, Da-Ae, whole genome shotgun sequence containing:
- the LOC106415901 gene encoding traB domain-containing protein → MKSKPIIKRFNNSSHKHDKKKSRNLNLDHPMKLLSNPLTFPFFTSEPLASKPFFKPIKASVQAPPPDFDFRNSLASDSRAAIASTFPELLDLADNGTLVLVQKQSFGPTPPWRKEFVEPESIWLVGTSHISQESATHVERVVRTVKPDNVAVELCRSRAGIMYTSGVGEEDQNLKSGALSLSGTGFLGAVGRSLDLGGQTALALRLLLAVFSSKLSSVADRPFGDEFRAARKASEEVGAQLVLGDRPIEITLQRAWDSLKWGEKINLVMGVTRAITSSSSVSAAEIKEQETDESNGSLQLYERLSFSYPSLLQPLIHERDTYIAWSLKRSKAVNGCKTVVGVIGKGHMNGVIYALVSDSGDLRFRDLVGRGDSSDGGGTTTSTGWIQMALKSLARDTILGLLLWELYDQYLKFMMMTQNPS